Proteins encoded together in one Neobacillus sp. FSL H8-0543 window:
- a CDS encoding LysE family transporter, with amino-acid sequence MNVFLSYILLGLSLAAPIGPINAAQIDKGIRHGFMHSWLIGVGAVVADGVYMLVVYLGVVHFLETSFMKTFLWSFGCFVLLYTGIETLRSSDELNFGDNRKKEPLIKSFISGFFMSISNPLTILFWLGIYGSVLAKTAASYETSELILYSCAIFIGLLLWDLTMACISSNFRKYLTSNLLTGISLLSGLSLIGFGIYFGIQAYQALFG; translated from the coding sequence ATGAATGTTTTTTTAAGCTATATTTTGTTGGGATTGTCGCTCGCCGCTCCCATTGGCCCAATCAATGCCGCCCAGATTGACAAGGGCATTAGACACGGATTTATGCACTCATGGCTAATTGGGGTAGGTGCAGTGGTTGCAGATGGAGTGTATATGCTGGTCGTTTATCTCGGGGTTGTCCATTTTCTTGAAACCTCGTTCATGAAAACCTTTCTTTGGTCATTTGGGTGCTTTGTTCTTCTTTATACTGGGATTGAGACACTCCGTTCTTCAGATGAATTGAATTTCGGGGATAACAGAAAGAAAGAACCGTTAATTAAATCCTTTATATCAGGTTTTTTTATGTCTATTTCCAATCCATTAACGATACTATTTTGGCTCGGTATTTATGGGTCTGTTTTAGCGAAAACTGCTGCAAGCTATGAAACGAGTGAATTGATTTTATATAGCTGTGCCATTTTTATTGGTTTATTACTATGGGATCTCACCATGGCTTGTATATCCAGTAACTTTCGGAAGTATTTAACCTCAAATCTTCTGACAGGTATTTCACTGTTATCAGGCCTTTCGCTAATAGGATTTGGAATCTACTTTGGCATTCAAGCATATCAGGCATTATTTGGATAA
- a CDS encoding magnesium transporter CorA family protein, which translates to MLEIYKSSETRVLEQVDKISKGCWVHMYAPTEQEINLVANEAHVYVDFIKDALDDEEHPRIEREDNQVYIIVDYPYIAHDEAGFPVYETIPIGIVLTDDCIITVSLKDTPILEVFKNNKVKDFFTFKKNRFALQLLAIITAHYLRYLKQINKKTNEIERGLHKSMKNKEIYALLGLEKSLVYFMTSLKSNKVVLDKILRFNYIKMYEEDKDLLEDVMIEKIQAIEMAQTYSSILSGMMDAFASIISNNVNIVMKFLTSFTIILSFPTIVFSFYGMNVDLPFQRSPDAFLYSLIIAGGLSTLTALIFWKKKYF; encoded by the coding sequence ATGTTAGAGATTTATAAAAGCTCGGAAACAAGAGTATTAGAACAGGTCGATAAGATATCAAAAGGCTGCTGGGTCCATATGTATGCACCAACAGAGCAGGAAATTAATCTAGTAGCAAATGAAGCACATGTCTATGTTGATTTTATCAAAGACGCCCTTGATGATGAAGAGCATCCAAGGATTGAACGAGAAGATAATCAAGTTTATATTATCGTGGATTATCCATATATTGCCCATGATGAGGCTGGTTTTCCAGTCTACGAGACAATTCCGATTGGGATTGTTCTAACCGATGATTGTATTATTACCGTTTCATTAAAGGATACTCCTATATTGGAAGTTTTTAAGAATAATAAGGTAAAAGACTTCTTCACGTTTAAAAAGAACCGTTTTGCCTTGCAGTTGCTAGCTATTATTACAGCCCATTATCTTCGTTATTTAAAACAAATAAATAAAAAAACCAATGAAATTGAACGGGGACTTCACAAGTCGATGAAGAACAAAGAAATATACGCGCTCCTAGGACTTGAAAAAAGTCTAGTTTATTTCATGACTTCATTAAAATCAAATAAAGTGGTATTGGATAAAATTCTGCGCTTCAACTATATAAAAATGTATGAAGAAGACAAGGATTTATTAGAGGATGTTATGATTGAAAAAATTCAGGCGATTGAGATGGCTCAGACGTACAGTTCGATTCTTAGCGGGATGATGGATGCTTTTGCTTCGATTATTTCAAATAACGTCAATATTGTTATGAAATTTTTAACGTCATTTACGATTATCCTCTCTTTCCCAACGATTGTTTTTAGCTTTTATGGTATGAATGTCGATTTACCATTCCAAAGAAGCCCAGATGCCTTTTTATACTCACTGATCATTGCCGGAGGCTTATCTACATTAACGGCATTGATTTTTTGGAAAAAGAAATACTTTTAA
- a CDS encoding amino acid permease: MSKSSSEKSDMKWWQLSLFGVGCTIGTGFFLGSSIAIKMTGPSILIAFIIAAMGTYIVFDGLAKMTVQDPQQGGFRTYAKQAFGRWAGFSSGWVYWCSEVLIMGSQMTALSIFSRFWFPNLPLWVFATGYSILGMVVIMIGVGILNKVENILAILKIAAILMFIIIALLAIFGVIDGDKPLQYPRNTKDIFPHGIMGLWSSVIFAFYAFGGIEILGLMASKLKDPKEAPKAGKVMLFTLTVIYLVSIGLAVIMVSSGAFNSKESSFVIALDNYNLAFIPHIFNAALIIAGFSTMVASLFGVTSILVTLSEEGDAPAIFSKKGKLSVPWPTLLITLAGISLSILSALLMPGKIYEYVTTAASLMLLYNWIFILASSIRLLEVTAKGKIKYLIGILFILIAVSGTLFHATSRPGFFISIIFVGTIGIITFFMRFKWKMKKKKVYSPWPTA, translated from the coding sequence ATGAGCAAATCGAGTAGTGAAAAAAGCGATATGAAGTGGTGGCAGCTTTCCTTATTTGGAGTCGGCTGTACAATTGGAACGGGGTTCTTTCTCGGTTCAAGTATAGCAATTAAGATGACTGGTCCATCTATCTTAATCGCCTTTATCATTGCTGCGATGGGTACTTACATAGTATTTGACGGACTAGCAAAAATGACCGTCCAGGATCCGCAGCAAGGCGGGTTCCGGACCTATGCGAAACAGGCATTCGGAAGATGGGCAGGATTTAGCAGCGGCTGGGTATACTGGTGTTCAGAAGTATTAATTATGGGCAGCCAAATGACAGCCCTATCGATATTTTCACGATTTTGGTTTCCAAACTTGCCGCTTTGGGTATTTGCAACGGGGTACTCGATTCTGGGTATGGTCGTTATCATGATAGGTGTGGGTATACTAAACAAAGTTGAAAATATCCTTGCCATTTTAAAAATCGCCGCCATTCTTATGTTTATTATCATTGCATTATTAGCTATTTTTGGTGTCATTGACGGTGATAAGCCACTACAGTATCCAAGAAACACAAAAGATATTTTTCCGCACGGAATAATGGGATTGTGGTCCTCAGTCATTTTTGCCTTTTATGCATTCGGCGGTATTGAAATCTTAGGTTTGATGGCGTCTAAATTAAAAGATCCAAAAGAGGCTCCCAAAGCAGGTAAAGTCATGCTATTTACTCTAACAGTTATTTATTTAGTTTCGATTGGACTCGCGGTTATCATGGTTTCTAGCGGGGCCTTTAATTCAAAGGAAAGTTCCTTTGTCATTGCCTTAGATAATTATAACTTAGCCTTTATTCCACATATCTTCAATGCAGCATTAATTATTGCAGGTTTCTCAACAATGGTGGCATCGTTATTTGGTGTTACCAGCATTTTAGTAACCCTTTCTGAAGAAGGGGATGCTCCAGCAATATTCTCAAAGAAAGGGAAATTATCAGTTCCTTGGCCCACTCTTCTTATCACATTGGCAGGCATCTCACTATCTATCCTATCGGCGTTATTGATGCCAGGTAAGATATATGAATATGTAACCACCGCTGCTAGTCTGATGCTTCTGTATAATTGGATATTCATTCTAGCCTCCTCCATTCGATTATTGGAGGTAACAGCTAAGGGCAAAATAAAATATTTGATTGGGATATTATTTATTTTGATCGCTGTTAGTGGTACCTTATTTCACGCTACAAGCAGACCTGGATTTTTTATCAGCATAATATTTGTTGGAACCATTGGGATAATCACCTTCTTTATGCGTTTCAAATGGAAGATGAAGAAGAAAAAGGTATATAGTCCATGGCCAACAGCATAA
- a CDS encoding YugN-like family protein — protein sequence MIEIPSKVEGKQFDLYKLEQKLKPIGYSIGGNWDYDHGAFDYKLDDEVGYQFLRVPFTAVDGQLDARNCTVEMGRPFLLSHKYQIGIDDHAEAGAFSGTLNQFQEPVDKDASFPEQYVDNGKRLVEELEVLLLTDSE from the coding sequence ATGATTGAGATACCATCCAAAGTTGAAGGTAAACAATTTGATTTGTATAAGCTTGAACAAAAATTAAAACCAATTGGATATTCGATTGGCGGCAATTGGGATTATGACCATGGTGCCTTTGACTATAAACTCGACGATGAAGTGGGGTACCAGTTCCTAAGGGTCCCGTTTACAGCAGTCGATGGTCAATTAGATGCGCGAAATTGCACCGTGGAGATGGGGCGCCCATTTCTTTTGTCACATAAGTACCAAATAGGAATCGATGACCATGCAGAAGCCGGTGCTTTCTCTGGGACTCTAAATCAGTTTCAAGAACCGGTTGACAAGGATGCAAGCTTTCCTGAACAATATGTGGATAATGGGAAAAGACTTGTCGAAGAACTAGAAGTGCTTTTGTTAACAGATTCAGAATAA
- a CDS encoding glycosyltransferase family 2 protein, which yields MIEPVLTIVVPCYNEEDVLPDTISQLSQLIKALTGDQLISNRSKILFVDDGSKDRTWELIYKESLRNDYVRGLKLSRNAGHQNALLAGLFTAKDSSDCLVSIDADLQDDIEVIREFIHKYNEGNEIVYGVRQRRDSDTFFKRSTAEGFYKLMQKMGADLIYNHADFRLMSKRAVQELAGFKEVNLFLRGIVPLLGFQSNVVYYDRKERQAGETKYPLKKMLAFAFDGITSLSVTPIRFVLLIGMVSFFMSVLFGCYFLMLKFLGETQTGWTSLITSIWLIGGLQLIAIGLIGEYVGKIYKESKHRPKFIVDIDTFTIPISRHHLIGQTEEDEIYTMERRKFSESN from the coding sequence ATGATAGAACCAGTTCTAACGATTGTCGTACCCTGTTATAACGAGGAAGATGTTTTACCTGATACGATTTCACAACTGAGCCAACTAATAAAAGCACTTACAGGAGATCAGCTTATTTCCAACCGCAGCAAAATTTTATTTGTTGATGATGGAAGTAAGGATCGAACATGGGAATTGATATACAAAGAAAGCTTACGAAATGATTATGTCCGAGGGTTAAAATTATCACGAAATGCAGGTCATCAAAATGCATTATTAGCAGGCTTGTTTACAGCTAAGGATTCGTCTGACTGTTTAGTATCCATTGATGCAGACCTTCAGGATGACATTGAAGTAATCCGTGAATTTATTCATAAATACAATGAGGGCAATGAAATTGTCTATGGGGTGAGACAACGCCGAGATTCAGATACCTTTTTTAAGCGAAGTACGGCAGAAGGGTTTTACAAATTGATGCAAAAAATGGGAGCAGACCTCATCTATAATCATGCCGACTTCCGGTTAATGAGCAAAAGAGCGGTTCAAGAACTAGCAGGCTTTAAAGAAGTTAATCTTTTCTTGCGGGGGATTGTTCCGCTCCTCGGCTTTCAATCAAATGTTGTTTACTATGACCGTAAGGAAAGACAGGCTGGTGAAACTAAATACCCGCTTAAGAAAATGCTTGCCTTTGCCTTTGATGGAATTACGTCATTATCCGTTACTCCCATTCGGTTTGTCTTATTGATTGGTATGGTTTCCTTTTTCATGAGCGTCCTTTTTGGCTGTTACTTCTTGATGCTAAAGTTTTTGGGAGAAACACAAACAGGATGGACTTCTTTGATCACATCCATTTGGTTAATTGGTGGATTACAGCTGATTGCGATAGGATTAATAGGTGAGTATGTCGGAAAAATTTATAAAGAATCAAAGCATCGTCCGAAATTTATCGTTGATATTGATACATTTACAATTCCAATTTCAAGACATCACCTAATCGGTCAAACAGAAGAGGATGAGATTTACACAATGGAACGTCGGAAATTTTCTGAATCCAACTAA
- a CDS encoding aspartyl-phosphate phosphatase Spo0E family protein, whose product METNINSLLSTIEKTRIEMIDLAQQYGYSNQNVVQCSQKLDSLLNDFWSKGLKH is encoded by the coding sequence ATGGAAACGAATATCAACTCATTATTATCTACGATTGAGAAAACGAGAATTGAAATGATTGATTTAGCACAACAATATGGATATTCTAACCAAAATGTAGTTCAATGCAGCCAAAAGCTCGATTCTCTTTTAAATGATTTTTGGAGTAAAGGACTTAAACATTAA
- a CDS encoding TraR/DksA C4-type zinc finger protein, whose translation MLTTEQLAGLRLNLLKEKEELTERLDQNDHYGLELGHFHESMGELSSYDNHPADEGTELYEREKDIALNEHSENQLENINKALYAMENGTYGKCEVCGKDISYERLEAIPNTTFCKEHSPDQFVSHDRPIEEKILKPDFGKFDMDEKDETVAFDAEDSWQTVAQWGTSDTPSDLAFSEDNYQDIYPESDENIGYVEDFENFVGNDMYRNEITVYPNAQHEQYEDALDEEGIMTSFGDLPAYEHDPYVDDNEK comes from the coding sequence ATGCTAACAACAGAGCAGCTAGCGGGTTTACGCTTGAACTTATTAAAGGAAAAAGAGGAGCTAACGGAGCGTTTAGATCAAAATGATCATTATGGATTAGAACTTGGTCATTTTCATGAATCTATGGGTGAATTATCAAGTTATGATAACCATCCTGCCGATGAAGGTACTGAGTTATATGAGCGTGAGAAAGATATTGCACTCAATGAACACTCAGAGAATCAGTTAGAGAATATAAATAAGGCTTTATATGCAATGGAAAATGGGACATACGGAAAATGTGAGGTCTGTGGAAAAGATATTTCTTATGAACGATTAGAAGCCATACCTAATACGACTTTTTGTAAGGAACACAGTCCCGATCAATTCGTTTCCCATGACCGCCCTATCGAGGAAAAGATATTGAAACCGGATTTTGGAAAGTTTGATATGGATGAAAAGGATGAAACGGTCGCCTTTGATGCAGAGGATTCCTGGCAAACGGTCGCCCAATGGGGAACATCTGATACACCGTCAGATTTAGCTTTTTCAGAAGATAACTATCAGGACATCTATCCAGAGTCGGATGAAAATATTGGCTATGTTGAAGACTTTGAGAACTTTGTGGGCAATGACATGTACAGGAACGAGATAACCGTGTACCCGAATGCGCAGCATGAGCAGTATGAAGATGCACTTGATGAGGAAGGAATTATGACAAGCTTTGGTGATTTGCCAGCATATGAGCATGACCCATATGTAGATGATAACGAAAAGTAA
- a CDS encoding iron-containing alcohol dehydrogenase produces MENFTFWNPTKLIFGKGQLEQLKKEVPAYGKKVLLVYGGGSIKRSGLYDQVINCLNEIEAQVFELPGVEPNPRITTARKGVEICKTEGIDFILAVGGGSVIDCTKLIAAGAKYEGDAWDLVVKKAFAREALPFGTVLTLAATGSEMNSGSVITNWETNEKYGWGSAVTYPKFSILDPVNTYTVPRDQTIYGIVDMMSHVLEHYFHLEENTLFQDRMCESLLTTVMETAPKLLADLESYEHRATVLYSGTMALNGIVNMGYRGDWATHNLEHAVSAVYDIPHGGGLAILFPHWMKHNLDVKPERFMQLAVRVFGVDPEGKSATDAGLEGIQKLRDFWSNIGAPARLADYDIDDSKVELMADRAMVYGEFGNFTKLNREDVLAIYRESL; encoded by the coding sequence ATGGAAAACTTTACATTTTGGAACCCAACAAAATTAATTTTTGGCAAAGGGCAACTTGAACAATTGAAAAAAGAAGTCCCTGCATATGGGAAAAAGGTATTATTGGTTTATGGCGGAGGCAGTATTAAAAGAAGCGGTCTTTATGATCAAGTCATCAATTGTTTAAATGAAATCGAAGCACAAGTATTCGAACTCCCTGGTGTAGAACCAAATCCCCGAATTACAACAGCAAGAAAAGGTGTTGAAATTTGTAAAACAGAGGGAATTGACTTCATACTGGCAGTTGGGGGCGGCAGTGTTATTGATTGTACGAAGCTTATTGCAGCAGGCGCCAAATATGAGGGAGACGCCTGGGATTTAGTTGTGAAAAAAGCATTCGCACGTGAAGCTCTCCCATTTGGAACAGTCCTGACTTTAGCAGCAACAGGTTCGGAAATGAATTCAGGCTCAGTCATTACCAATTGGGAAACAAATGAAAAATATGGCTGGGGAAGTGCAGTAACATATCCTAAGTTCTCAATTTTAGACCCAGTTAATACGTATACGGTGCCAAGGGATCAAACGATTTATGGGATTGTCGATATGATGTCACATGTGTTGGAACATTATTTTCATTTAGAAGAAAATACGCTATTCCAGGATCGCATGTGTGAATCACTGCTAACAACGGTGATGGAAACAGCACCTAAATTACTAGCAGACCTTGAAAGTTATGAACATCGGGCAACGGTTCTTTATAGTGGAACAATGGCCTTGAATGGAATTGTGAATATGGGATACCGTGGCGACTGGGCAACTCATAACCTTGAACATGCGGTATCAGCAGTTTATGACATTCCACATGGCGGGGGTCTAGCTATCCTTTTCCCGCATTGGATGAAGCATAATCTAGATGTAAAACCAGAACGTTTTATGCAACTGGCTGTTAGAGTGTTTGGGGTTGACCCTGAAGGAAAAAGTGCAACCGATGCTGGACTGGAAGGAATACAGAAATTGCGTGATTTTTGGTCGAATATCGGTGCTCCTGCACGCTTAGCTGATTATGACATTGATGATAGTAAAGTTGAATTAATGGCAGATAGAGCCATGGTATATGGTGAATTTGGCAACTTTACAAAATTAAATAGAGAAGACGTATTAGCTATTTACCGCGAATCATTATAA
- a CDS encoding YozQ family protein gives MKRNPKNNTEVAGSFFHPSDYKRNNTVSSGIATSHEQAMDSYMEGEIGAVIDDVDGKDIPIPRKGYDEE, from the coding sequence ATGAAAAGAAACCCTAAAAATAACACCGAAGTGGCAGGAAGCTTCTTTCATCCAAGTGATTATAAAAGAAATAATACCGTGTCTTCGGGTATAGCGACTTCACACGAGCAAGCAATGGATTCGTACATGGAGGGTGAAATTGGCGCTGTCATTGATGATGTAGACGGAAAGGATATTCCTATTCCCCGAAAGGGCTATGATGAAGAGTAA
- a CDS encoding cation diffusion facilitator family transporter: MRESLAKKIAWISVISNIILTFGKLFIGWYGNSDAVFADGIHSAADVFASVIVLLVIKIANKPADEEHPYGHGKAEVIVSGIVGILLLLVSIYVVFEGISGFFHEIATPSLLAMWVALVSFIAKIILYRSSLKVAKQHNSKAIEAIAFDHKADIVASIAAAIGVLLSVAGERLGITFLLYGDKVASIFVAYLIYKIAKEMLTEAFDILLERSIGTEILQEYITVVSEFAEVKRIDRIRAREHGHYILVDLRISIDHFKTIKEGHDLAKTIKGKLMDKYDNINEVLIHLNPYFPE; the protein is encoded by the coding sequence ATGAGAGAATCCTTGGCAAAAAAAATCGCCTGGATAAGTGTAATAAGTAATATCATCCTTACATTCGGAAAACTTTTCATTGGCTGGTATGGAAATAGTGATGCTGTATTTGCGGATGGAATTCACTCAGCCGCAGATGTATTTGCATCGGTCATCGTATTACTGGTCATAAAAATTGCTAATAAACCTGCAGATGAGGAACATCCATATGGACATGGTAAAGCTGAGGTAATCGTTTCAGGTATTGTCGGAATCCTGCTGTTACTGGTATCAATCTATGTTGTTTTTGAAGGGATTAGCGGTTTCTTTCATGAAATCGCAACGCCAAGCCTATTAGCTATGTGGGTAGCATTAGTCTCTTTTATTGCAAAAATTATTCTATACAGATCCTCTTTGAAAGTTGCCAAACAGCATAATAGCAAGGCAATTGAGGCGATTGCCTTCGATCACAAAGCTGATATTGTGGCGTCGATTGCAGCTGCAATTGGGGTGTTATTATCTGTTGCAGGAGAGCGACTGGGAATTACCTTCTTGCTCTATGGTGATAAGGTAGCAAGTATTTTTGTAGCGTACTTAATTTATAAAATTGCTAAAGAGATGTTAACTGAAGCTTTCGACATTCTATTGGAACGAAGTATAGGTACGGAAATATTACAGGAATACATAACTGTTGTATCAGAGTTTGCAGAGGTAAAGCGAATTGACCGGATTCGAGCACGAGAACATGGACACTATATTTTAGTCGATTTGCGAATATCTATCGATCATTTCAAGACAATTAAAGAGGGACATGACCTTGCAAAGACAATTAAGGGTAAGTTGATGGATAAATATGACAATATCAACGAGGTGTTAATACACTTAAACCCTTATTTTCCGGAGTGA
- a CDS encoding glucose-6-phosphate isomerase: MTHVRFDYSKALTFFGEHELTYLSDAVKVAHHSLHEKTGAGSDFLGWVELPANYDKEEFSRIQKSAEKIKADSDVLLVIGIGGSYLGARAAIEMLQHSFYNELPKEKRKTPQVIFVGNNISSTYMKDVMDLIEGKDFSINVISKSGTTTEPALAFRIFRKLLEEKYGQEEACKRIYATTDKARGALKTLATEKGYETFVIADDIGGRYSVLTAVGLLPIAVTGANIEAMMEGAAKAQEDFSPSELVDNPAYQYAAVRNALYNKGKTIEMLINYEPGLQYFSEWWKQLFGESEGKDQKGIFPSSANFSTDLHSLGQYVQEGRRDLFETVIKVENPRHELTIEAEESDLDGLNYLAGQTVDFVNNKAFQGTMLAHTDGGVPNLILTIPAMDEYTFGYLVYFFEKACAMSGYLLGVNPFDQPGVEAYKVNMFALLGKPGFEEKKAELEKRL; encoded by the coding sequence ATGACCCACGTACGTTTTGATTACTCAAAAGCACTAACTTTTTTTGGTGAACACGAACTTACATATTTAAGCGATGCTGTAAAAGTAGCCCACCATTCTCTACATGAAAAAACGGGTGCTGGCAGCGACTTTTTAGGTTGGGTAGAGCTTCCTGCGAACTACGATAAAGAGGAATTCTCTCGGATACAAAAATCAGCTGAAAAAATTAAAGCCGATTCAGATGTTCTGCTTGTTATTGGAATTGGAGGTTCATACTTAGGTGCAAGAGCCGCCATTGAAATGCTTCAACACAGCTTTTATAATGAACTTCCAAAAGAGAAGCGGAAGACTCCACAGGTGATTTTTGTTGGAAACAACATTAGTTCTACTTATATGAAAGATGTAATGGACCTGATTGAAGGAAAAGATTTCTCGATCAATGTAATTTCTAAATCTGGAACAACAACGGAACCTGCGCTTGCTTTCCGTATTTTCCGTAAACTGCTTGAGGAAAAATATGGTCAAGAAGAAGCATGTAAAAGAATTTATGCAACTACAGATAAAGCTAGAGGCGCGTTAAAGACATTAGCCACTGAGAAAGGTTACGAAACTTTTGTGATTGCAGATGATATCGGCGGGCGTTATTCCGTGTTAACCGCAGTAGGTTTACTGCCAATTGCTGTAACTGGAGCAAATATCGAAGCGATGATGGAGGGGGCAGCAAAAGCACAGGAAGACTTCAGCCCTTCAGAACTGGTCGATAATCCAGCATACCAGTATGCAGCAGTAAGAAATGCTCTTTATAATAAAGGGAAAACTATTGAAATGCTAATTAACTATGAACCAGGTCTTCAATACTTCTCAGAATGGTGGAAGCAGTTATTTGGCGAAAGTGAAGGAAAAGACCAAAAAGGGATTTTCCCTTCTTCAGCAAATTTCTCTACTGACCTACATTCACTAGGACAATACGTCCAAGAGGGTCGTCGCGATTTATTTGAAACGGTTATTAAAGTCGAAAACCCGCGTCATGAATTGACAATCGAAGCGGAGGAAAGCGATTTAGACGGCTTAAATTATCTTGCAGGCCAAACTGTTGATTTTGTAAATAATAAAGCATTTCAAGGAACCATGCTCGCTCACACAGATGGGGGAGTACCGAACCTGATTTTGACTATCCCTGCAATGGATGAGTATACGTTTGGCTACCTTGTTTATTTCTTTGAAAAGGCCTGTGCAATGAGTGGATACCTCCTTGGAGTCAATCCATTTGATCAGCCGGGCGTAGAGGCATATAAAGTAAACATGTTTGCCTTACTAGGAAAACCGGGATTTGAAGAAAAAAAGGCTGAACTTGAAAAAAGATTATAA
- a CDS encoding DUF6044 family protein, with translation MYTEIKKERRLILFALLVLAIYLSPLFILQENAHIRVHDNLDSNLAWYKVLAESGEMFGALESTIPQIINGVPRNTFGTEYSIIVWLHAFFPTMIAYGISQALTRVVAFFGMYLLLKRHFLPGNQWLFLQVATALAFALTPFWPSGMLSTLGMPLALWAFLSIRKGEGTAKDYMVLTLMPFYASIVLGFFFFLSAMGILWLVDVIRGRGWNLRFFLAIAYMTVVFMLVEYRLVYSFLFSTEPNSRDEYFHASLPFWRAVRLTLKNYVLGHTHVMTVHGLIILPVTFIAIYFVCNKKLWKQERLFVFFFILNFLLSLWYAFWFYKGWLPLTKIFHFMDTFNFARYHFLRPMVIYVDFALALMIISRQGLSWSKTAKGLAVLQLLILGLFNEEIIYHKKPTVKEFYAVELFEDVKRHIGLEQRDYRVASIGIHPAVSQYNGFYTIDTYNNFYPLAYKHQFRKLIEKELEKNNTIRKYFDTWGGRCYIFTAQLGKRYMIKKDSKRQLKDFQFNTEVFKEMGGRYIFSAIPINNAEENRLSLEKVFESKSAAWKIYLYKTL, from the coding sequence GTGTACACAGAAATTAAAAAAGAGAGAAGACTGATTCTTTTTGCGTTACTCGTTTTGGCGATTTATCTTTCCCCTCTCTTTATCCTTCAGGAAAATGCGCATATACGAGTTCATGATAATTTAGATTCAAATTTGGCCTGGTACAAGGTATTGGCGGAAAGTGGGGAAATGTTTGGTGCACTAGAAAGCACCATTCCACAGATTATTAACGGGGTACCAAGGAACACGTTTGGTACGGAATATAGTATTATCGTATGGTTGCATGCATTCTTTCCAACAATGATTGCTTATGGAATAAGTCAGGCACTAACAAGGGTGGTTGCCTTTTTTGGAATGTATTTATTGCTAAAAAGGCACTTTCTTCCGGGAAATCAATGGTTATTCCTTCAAGTAGCAACAGCACTTGCCTTCGCCTTAACCCCATTTTGGCCATCGGGAATGCTTAGTACATTGGGAATGCCGCTGGCACTATGGGCCTTTCTCTCGATTCGAAAGGGAGAGGGAACAGCAAAGGACTATATGGTACTCACCCTCATGCCTTTTTACGCAAGCATCGTGTTAGGATTTTTCTTTTTTCTCAGTGCAATGGGAATTCTTTGGCTTGTTGATGTGATTAGAGGACGGGGTTGGAACCTACGATTTTTTTTAGCTATTGCTTATATGACAGTGGTTTTTATGCTTGTTGAATATCGCCTAGTTTATTCCTTTCTGTTTTCAACCGAACCAAATAGCCGGGATGAATACTTTCATGCATCTCTTCCATTTTGGAGGGCTGTTCGGCTAACACTAAAAAACTATGTTTTAGGCCACACGCATGTGATGACTGTTCATGGATTAATTATTCTTCCCGTGACATTTATTGCTATATATTTTGTCTGCAATAAAAAGCTATGGAAGCAAGAAAGGCTGTTTGTCTTCTTCTTTATCTTAAACTTTCTTTTGTCACTATGGTATGCCTTCTGGTTTTATAAGGGCTGGTTGCCTTTAACAAAAATATTTCATTTTATGGATACGTTTAATTTTGCTCGTTATCACTTTTTGAGACCAATGGTTATTTATGTTGATTTTGCTTTGGCATTAATGATTATCTCAAGACAAGGGCTGAGTTGGTCAAAAACAGCCAAAGGGCTAGCCGTTTTGCAATTATTAATATTGGGCTTATTCAATGAGGAAATCATTTACCATAAAAAACCTACCGTAAAGGAATTTTATGCTGTGGAGCTATTTGAAGATGTGAAAAGGCATATTGGGCTAGAGCAAAGAGACTATCGAGTTGCAAGTATCGGCATTCATCCTGCCGTTTCGCAGTATAATGGTTTTTACACTATTGACACCTATAATAACTTTTATCCCTTAGCCTATAAACATCAGTTTAGAAAACTAATTGAAAAGGAATTAGAAAAAAATAACACGATACGAAAATACTTTGATACATGGGGCGGCCGCTGCTATATCTTCACGGCGCAGCTGGGCAAAAGGTATATGATCAAAAAGGATTCAAAAAGGCAATTAAAGGACTTCCAATTCAATACGGAAGTTTTTAAAGAAATGGGTGGTAGGTATATTTTTTCGGCAATACCGATAAATAATGCGGAAGAAAATAGGCTATCTCTCGAAAAAGTTTTCGAATCGAAAAGTGCAGCATGGAAAATTTACTTATATAAAACTTTGTAA